From one Daphnia magna isolate NIES unplaced genomic scaffold, ASM2063170v1.1 Dm_contigs422, whole genome shotgun sequence genomic stretch:
- the LOC123468763 gene encoding uncharacterized protein LOC123468763, with translation SGRPGLSNILNTFLKVPIYTVVRGLKMVRTYYRKTEKVPREILIGALRHLKLLDNLNLQKIAYRKVAEGFGIPKSTLFSHYHQKVKDLDSIPENYLSNEVHNRQILKYKEEEEIVEYLKLAMESNHSLTPSEVRKLVYSFVIGNGIKCPLMWHENHTAGADWFTSFMKRNKCLSLRKAEATSQARAAGFNYPVVNAYQQQLGAIFARHTYPPDRIINIDETSDQTVMAAEIVVAIRGTKQVRQTTGAERGTNVSMICFGNAAGGFIPPAFVFPLKKVNRQSMNNSIPGSIAFANGTGWFDGKIMVDVIEHLQRYVKSSKENPVLIIWDNFTAHLDYLVVKNAKEYGMEIITLPPHTSHELQPLDVSVFVALKKVY, from the exons GAAGTGGCAGACCTGGATTATCCAACATATTAAATACTTTTCTCAAAGTACCAATTTATACAGTCGTGAGAG GTTTGAAAATGGTTCGTACCTACTACAGAAAGACTGAAAAGGTGCCTAGAGAAATATTGATTGGTGCACTGAGGCACTTGAAATTACTCGATAATCTTAATTTGCAAAAGATAGCATATAGAAAAGTAGCCGAAGGTTTTGGCATTCCTAAGTCAACCCTTTTCAGTCACTATCATCAAAAAGTGAAAGATCTTGATTCCATCCCTGAAAACTATTTGTCGAATGAAGTGCATAACAGACAAATCCTTAAGTACaaagaagaggaggaaattGTGGAATATCTCAAGCTTGCAATGGAGAGTAACCATTCGTTGACTCCTAGTGAAGTGAGAAAGCTCGTTTATAGCTTTGTTATCGGCAATGGAATAAAATGTCCTTTAATGTGGCATGAAAACCACACTGCTGGAGCTGATTGGTTCACATCATTTATGAAGAGGAACAAGTGCCTATCTCTAAGAAAAGCTGAAGCTACAAGTCAAGCTAGAGCTGCCGGATTCAATTACCCAGTTGTTAACGCTTATCAACAGCAATTGGGTGCTATATTTGCCCGTCATACGTATCCACCAGATCGCATCATCAATATTGATGAAACTAGCGATCAAACTGTGATGGCGGCTGAAATTGTTGTTGCTATTCGTGGTACCAAGCAG GTTCGTCAAACCACAGGTGCCGAGCGAGGAACTAATGTTTCCATGATCTGCTTTGGAAACGCTGCAGGTGGGTTTATTCCTCCAGCTTTTGTCTTTCCGCTAAAGAAAGTAAACAGACAAAGTATGAATAACTCAATTCCTGGTTCAATCGCTTTCGCCAACGGGACTGGTTGGTTTGATGGAAAGATTATGGTGGATGTCATAGAACATTTACAGCGTTATGTGAAAAGCAGCAAGGAAAATCCAGTCCTAATCATTTGGGATAATTTCACAGCTCACTTGGATTATCTAGTAGTTAAAAACGCAAAAGAATACGGTATGGAGATAATTACTTTGCCTCCCCACACATCCCATGAGCTACAACCCTTGGATGTGTCGGTGTTTGTAGCACTGAAAAAAGTATATTAA
- the LOC123468762 gene encoding uncharacterized protein LOC123468762: MMWYRNNPGKRITIHEVAGLTREPFYKAMTPTNLISGFKRAGIYPFIMFQPDDPRFSSSLVTDLPATSQQQIAEALFVDEMQTPIHSMEIEVSNNIHTVEREDNGMDITQEEVNVPTIDCRVFGSTVASTQAENFQPMPNNASEIVDGVDGVNQERAGNCETSGSTNVRVKRVRLEEIMPIPKVIQIGPRQKNRTRIGRSRVLTDPEEMNQLQLDYLKKQEKEQNKEKFKKTRSAKPLLSNKENISGKGKLVAGKSNMNSLPEKEPLQKTRSANTRLSNKENIPVAEKSNMNSVPEKEPLKKTRSANTRLSNKENIPVAEKSNMNSVPEKEPLKKTRSANPRLSNNENIPEKGKLVAGKDNLTSVHEKEPLVVLSRQPRIAKKPAFLAQNFLFD, from the exons ATGATGTGGTACCGTAATAATCCTGGAAAGCGAATTACCATCCATGAAGTTGCAGGATTAACAAGGGAGCCTTTCTATAAGGCTATGACTCCTACCAACTTAATTTCTGGTTTCAAAAGAGCTGGGATCTACCCTTTCATAATGTTTCAACCTGACGACCCCCGTTTCTCATCATCTTTGGTTACTGATCTGCCAG CTACATCGCAACAACAGATTGCAGAAGCTCTCTTTGTTGATGAAATGCAGACCCCGATACATTCCATGGAGATTGAAGTTTCGAACAACATTCACACGGTGGAGAGGGAAGATAATGGAATGGATATTACACAGGAAGAAGTCAACGTCCCAACTATCGACTGTCGTGTTTTTGGCAGCACAGTAGCTTCGACGCAAGCTGAAAATTTTCAGCCAATGCCAAATAATGCTAGTGAAATTGTTGATGGAGTAGATGGAGTAAATCAAGAAAGAGCAGGCAACTGTGAAACTTCCGGTAGCACGAATGTGAGAGTAAAACGTGTACGTTTAGAAGAAATTATGCCAATTCCAAAAGTTATACAAATTGGCCCAAGACAAAAGAACAGAACCCGTATCGGAAGAAGCCGCGTTTTAACTGATCCCGAGGAAATGAATCAACTACAATTggactatttaaaaaaacaagaaaaggagcaaaataaagaaaaatttaagaaaacacgaTCAGCTAAGCCTCTCTTGTCGAACAAAGAAAATATCTCAGGAAAAGGTAAACTCGTCGCTGGCAAAAGCAATATGAATTCACTTCCCGAAAAGGAGCCTTTACAGAAAACACGATCGGCTAATACTCGCTTGTCGAACAAAGAAAATATCCCAGTCGCTGAGAAAAGCAATATGAATTCAGTTCCCGAGAAGGAGCCTTTAAAGAAAACACGATCGGCTAATACTCGCTTGTCGAACAAAGAAAATATCCCAGTCGCTGAGAAAAGCAATATGAATTCAGTTCCCGAGAAGGAGCCTTTAAAGAAAACACGATCGGCTAATCCTCGCTTGTCAAACAATGAAAATATCCCAGAAAAAGGCAAACTCGTCGCTGGGAAAGACAATCTTACTTCAGTTCACGAAAAGGAGCCTTTAGTCGTCCTAAGCCGTCAACCTCGAATTGCCAAAAAACCAGCTTTTTTAGCACAaaactttttgtttgattAG